AAATGAATGAAACAGTATATCAGATGATTACCGTTTCTGGGGAACGTGTTCGGGACGAACTTAGGCAGAAGGCAAACATAATAAAGAAAACCAAGGTAATGCTTTTGAATCCACCGTGGAGAGAAGGAAACCGTGCAGGAGTGCGAGCGGGGTCCCGATGGCCCTTTACCATGGAGATCGGAAATGAACCATCTCCTGTATATCTCCCTTTCCCTTTTTTCCTGGCTTATGCCACCGCCATGTTGAAAAAGGATCGCTTTGAAGCAGTGCTTGTAGATGCGGTAGCCGAGGGTCTTACAGACGAAGAGTTTTTGGAAAGAGTACGGGGATTCAGTCCTGATATTATTCTAATTGAAACCGCAACAGCTTCGATTAAAGTAGATTTACAATACACCCAACGCATAATCCACGAACTAAAACAAGGCATCAAAGTTATTTTCGCCGGAACCCATGTAAGTGCGTTGGGTGAGGATTTCCTTAGAGAAAACGGTGAAATTGATGCTATCATATTGGGGGAATATGAAAATATTTTTTTAGAAATTGTCAAAAGACTCGATGGCAACAAATCGTTACGAGGAATAGAAAATGTAATCTATCGTACGAGTGACGGAAAGATAAACGTCAACGCACGATCCAATAAATTAATTGAGCTCGACACACTCCCCTGGCCTGAACGAGATACGCTACCTATGTATGCTTATTATGACCAGTTTGCGAACAGTATGCCGTCACCAAACGTTCAGATCCATGCAAGCCGGGGATGCCCGTATGGTTGTATCTATTGTGTATGGCCTCAGGTTCTTTACGGTAGTCAGAAATATCGTACACGAAATCCAATTGACGTGGTGGACGAGATCGAATGGCTGATAAAGAAATATGGGTTTAAGGCCTTCTATTTTGATGACGACACATTCAATATCGGTAAGGAACGGATTCTGAAGCTTTGTAGTGAATTGAAGAAGCGGGGGTTGCACAAAATCCCTTGGACTGCTATGTGCAGGGCTGATACTTCCGATCGTGAAACTTTTCTTGCGATGAAAGAGGCCGGCATGGTTGGACTGAAGTTTGGAGTAGAGTCAGGAGTTCAAAGACTGGTAGATGCGAGTGGGAAAAATCTGGATCTTTCGAAAGTTAAAGATGCAGTAAGGATATGCAAAGAGATAGGATTGAAGACACATCTGACATTCACGCTGGGATTGCCTGGAGAGACGCTGGAAACCATCAAGGGAAGTATAGAGTTTGCCAAAATGTTAGATCCCGATACAGTCCAATGGTCATTGACAACTCCATTCCCGGGTACCAAATATTTTGATCTTGCGAACAAAAATGGTTGGCTTTCCACAAAAGATTGGGCGAAGTACGATGGCGCAATGTATACCGTACTAAGATCTGACAATCTTTCCATTGAAGAACTTCAACTGGCATTGCAAGCGACAAACACACAATGGCGAGAATACGTTATAAGCAGACAATGTAAGGTCTAAACTATTTTGAAATAAATAACCATGATAGGAAAAGAACTATTACAAGAAATGGCAAAAAGTGATTTGGAAGAACTTAAGGGTTTTTTCGATAGTATTCCCACCCAAAAACTTCCGGCTTTTTTACAACTTTTAAAAGGGATAAATTATGAAAGATTATCCCTGATACCTGAAGCTAATGAAATACTGCTGCACCTCTATGAAAAGTGCAACAATGCCGTGCATTATTGGCCAGTAATAAATGATTTTCGGGTTGCACATGGTAGTAAACTACCGAATGGCCGCTCCAAAATTTTAACAAATATGCAGGGAGGAAGAATTGGACTGGGTCTTATTGCCAATGCTGACACGATTTCCTTTATACCGCACCATAATCTTGGAAGACTAAGTAGTAGTATAATAGGTTATCGAATTCACATGGATTCGTTTTTAGATATTCTCAACCAATTACCCGAAGGATGGGAACCTGACTATGTATTATTTTTTCTTTCAGAGGTGTTGTCTTTACCTGACGGATTAGAGAAATCACCCTATCCAGTTATAGGATTACCCGGTGATCCATGGAAATGCAATAAATTATTCTGGGACATGAAATTTTTTGATGCAATGATGCCCGCTATGAAACACATGTGCAAACCCTATGAATTGCTGGGAGAGATAAAAACGTTATATACTTCTTGTTCTGGAATACAGGGTTACGTTCCGTGGTTATTTACCAATGTACCCGAAATACAAGGAGAAAAAGAATACGATGTGGTTTTTACCGGGAGCTTCATAAATCCTTTTCACAAAAAAAGGCGCCAATATATCTGGAAGTTATTAAAATTAGCCGACCGATACAAAATTTATACGGGCTATACGAATTCAGTAATTGAATGTTATGAAATCATGCGTAATGCGAAAATCGTTATTCATTGTCCCAACATGCAAGGAGGAGTTAATCTCAGACCATTCGAAGCAATTGCATGTGGTGCCTTGCTTTTGCATGAAGAGGGTGATCATTCCATTGAGGAATTTTTTGTTTCAGATAAAGAAGTTGTGTTGTTTAACGAAGATAATTTTGAACAAATAATTGAATATTATTTGAATCATGTTAGAGAGAGGGACCAAATTGTCAAACAAGCCGTTAAGAAGAATCGTGAGTATGCCAATATTGTGTTGCTTATGATGAATGTTATTGAAAAAATCAGGCAATCGAAAGTCACAGTGACATCTAGACCAGCAGACAAATTACCTGATGATATGAAACTCAATGCCCTGGGAATTTCGAGCTTTTATGCCAGGGATCTCGATTTAGCGATTTTACGTTTTTCAAAAGCTATCTTAATAAATGAAAACAATACAAAATATTCTAACAATCTGGCCGTTTGTTTGATGGTACAGACTTTTATAAAAAACCAGACAAACCCTCTCATTGAATCTTTACTTTTGACAGCTAATCAACCGAGTTCAAGAACAATCGTTTCTCTCTTTAATTTGATTTCTTTTTACCAATTTATTAAACCCGATCAAGATAAATTTCTTGAGCTTGCAAATACACTGATAAATTATATAACCAACAATGTCAATAAATTACCGGGATTCTCCAATGATGAATTATTTTTCTACGTAGAAACATCGGGGAATTATCTCTTAGACAGTCAAATATTTCGCCTGGAAATGGATGCATTAATGATGTCTTTTCCTGAAAGAAATGATTACTATCAAGAGTGGATTCGTAAGACGATTTTATGGAGAATTCTTGAGTATAAGGGCGATTATTATGCTGAAGGGGGAGAAAGGGAACGGTCTATTAAAGAATATGAGTCAGCGTTAGAATATTGCCCTCATAACGAGTTTATATTAGAAAAGTTGAGCAAACTATATTTTGAGGATGAACAGTGGAACAATGCCGAGTTTTATCTTCGTAAGCTTTTGCAACATTCCCCGCTCCACGAAAACGCCCACCTCTGGCTTTCGAAAATCGAATTGGCAAAGGGGGAAAAAGAAAAGGTAAAAGAGAGAGTTTCTCCTCTGCTTCATCTCGGCAGCCTTAAATTCAGAAAAGAATTCCAGTATATTGTAGATCAAGTTTCAAACAATGATGTGCCCTTTCATGATTATGCAGAATTTCGGAAATAAAGCCATCGATTGAGATTCGTAATGTAAAAAACCGCACAAATTATTTAGATTAGTAAACTTCGTAAGACATTTTCATTATTTTTAATCCACAAATACGTATCCTCTAATATCTTTCTGGCATCTCTCCTTGGTTTCCAGTTAATCGCATCAGATATCTTTTGATTATCTGTTATATAAATAGACAAATCGGCAGGTCTTGTCTTTGGTTCTGATAGTATCTCTATTGTATTCCCTGTAATATCCTCGCATAATTCCGTTGTTTCCAGCAAAGAAAGGTTTACAGCCCTGCCACCACCCAAATTATAAATTTCGCCATTAATACTATCTATTGAGGTAATGAGTAATTCTAATAATTCAAACAGGTCGTCGACATGCAAAAGGTCTCTCACCTGCTTCCCCCTGCCTCCAAAACCAATATATCTGAGAGGTTTTCTAAAATAATGCGCCAACATCCATAGGGTAAAAACCCCCTGATCAACTCTCCCAAATTGCCAGGGCCCGGCAATTACACCGCACCGGATAATAACGCCCTTCATCCCGTACATTTTAATATACTCCTGCAGTATGATCTCGGAACAAAGCTTTGTTGCCCCATACATGGATTTAGAGCCCCTAAGGGTAAAATCAACATCTATTCCATTTTTTGACCAACCAGGAAAGCTTGTCTCCTGCTCTTCACTCCACTCAAATCTTGTCTCTTTTTCGGCAATCTTAATCCTATTGATAACATCATACGGATATATCCTGCTCGTTGAAAGAAATATCACATCAGATTTGACCTTTCTGGCAAATTCAAGGCAATTTACCGTTCCAACAAGGTTTGTATTGATAAGATAGGCAGGACTTTCACCATAACCAGCCATAACTGATGGCTCAGCAGAGCATTCAAACAACAGGTCGATTTTCGTATTAAATTCCAAATCTTCCGGGTTTCTAATATCTCCGTGAACAAATTCAATTCCATACTGTTTAAGACGTCCTGGATTTAGCTCTGAACCACGTCTTTTCAGGTTATCAAAAGCAATGACTCTTATATTAGGATACTTTCTCTTGAAAGAGATGGCTAAATTACTCCCTACAAAACCGGCACCACCGGTAATAAGTATTGTCCTGTATCGTAATTGTTTATTCATTTATGAGGAAATTATGATCTCAAAATTGTTGCGAAATTTATCGCTCATTAGATAAAAAACGCCTATGCATCTGCTCCTGGTCTTGAATCGATTCATACTTTAGACAACTATCTCTTTCTGTACTTCATAAATTTCATGTAAAATGGTTTTTATATCATATTTAAATTCCCAATTTTGGTAATGATCTTTAAATTTAGCAACGCTGCTGATCCACCAGATATGATCACCGGCCCTGTTTTTATCAATATACGAATAATCTAATTTTTGAGCTGAGATTTCCTGACACATATCAACCGCTTCTAACACGGAACAATTGTTAAAACGACTCCCTCCTATATTATAGATCTCCCCTGCCCGGGGATTGTTATAAAAATGATAAAAAGCATTTATCAGGTCATACGAATGAATGTTATCCCTGACCTGTTTACCTTTATAACCATAAATAAAATACTTTTTACCCGAAATGCAACATCTCATCAAATATGACAAAAAGCCATGCAATCTCGTTCCAGAATGAGCGGGTCCAGTCAGGCACCCACACCTGAAAGCAACAGTTTTGAGATTAAAATATCTTCCATACTCCTGAACAAGCACATCGGCTGCAATCTTGGAAACGCCGAATAAACTATGCATCGACTGGTCGATGGACATTGTTTCATCGATACCATTGTACCACTGATGCTGCGAGTCTAATTCATATCGTGTTTCCAATTCTACAAGAGGGAGGATATTTGGTAAATCTCCGTATACCTTATTTGTAGAAGTAAAGATAAAAACAGCTTCCGGGCAATATTGTCTGAAATTCTCTAATAAGATCAATGTACCGTTGGCATTAATGGTAAAATCCATAAATGGATCAGATGCTGCCCAGTCATGAGATGGCTGTGCGGCTGCATGAATAATCAATGAAATATTCTTTCCGTACTTTTTCAGTATTCTGGCAATACCATCGTTATCTCTAATATCAACATCACTGTGGCTATAATTAGGATACTTCTTTTCTAACTGGCTTTTATTCCAATCTGTACAGGCATCTTTACCAAAAAACATCTTTCGAAAATTGTTATCTATTCCGACAACATCAAAATTCCTTTCACAAAAAAATTTTGCCGCTTCAGAACCAATGAGACCGGCTGAACCTGTAATAATAACTACGGACACTTTAAGTCTCCTGTTAAAAATAGAGAAAAATGCCCAAAAATGTACGTTTAAAGATACTGTTTCTTTCGGTCTTTATGATGTGACCTCCTACTTGATAGTACTCCTCAAATTTCAATAACTATTTTGCTATGGCTATTTCTTTTGTTAGTACTATCCAAAACCACACAAACTATATGCCACAATAGAATTCAAAATTACTCTGAATGAGGAAAGGGTAAAAATAAAATAAAAATTGACTTTTTAAAAGAATATCCCTGTATGCCTTGTATTATGGCAAGAGCGATACATTTTCTCTATAGTGGCAAGGCGCGTCTTGCTACCACAAATCTTAGCCTCATTAGTGATATTTTTTAAAAAACACACCAAAAGACTGGGATGAGTAAAAAACAGTTCAATTCACTGTATAAATGTTAATCATGCTTGTATAAAGTTATTACATCAATTAACTTGTTTTTTCCCGGGCACGATATTTTGCAAAAGGGTAAATAGACTATAATTTGTCCATTTGAAGACAGCTTAGCTTAATGAGGTATAGTATTTGCGTGGTTGTATCATGTCTTTTATTAGAAAATAGAACACATTAAATCTTCGGTAACTTTATCTTTTCGGTCTATTGGCCTTAATCCATCCTGAATATTGTGGATGATTTAAATAAGCTGGATCAAACGCAGCAAATCTACCGATTGAGACTCAATGAAAAATTCACAGAAACAAAGAATATCAGCCTGCATGATCGTAAAAAATGAGGAGGAACTTCTCCCTAACTGTTTACACAGCATTAAAAATGCCGTTGATGAAATAATTATTGTTGATACTGGATCAACCGATAATACTATAACCATTGCCAAAAATTTTGGGGCAAAGGTCTATCATCACCCGTGGAATGACAGTTTTAGCGAAGCAAGAAACCGTTGTTTAAATTACGCTTCAGGAGATTGGATTCTCCAGATTGATGCTGATGAAGAGCTGGAGCAGGAGGACATCCCAAACCTACAACATGCTATAAATAATCCAGAATATAATGCAATTATTGTAGCCATCCACAGCATTATAAAAGATAACGTCCACAAATTTTATAACACACGGGTCTTCAGACTTGGTAAAGGATTCTACAAAGATATTATTCATGAGCAAATCATTACGGAAGGTAAAAGATTACCAACAGAGATAAGGCTTTATCATCACGGATATAATCTCGATGAAAAAAAGATGCAGATGAAGTGGCAAAGGACTACCCGCTTGCTAAAAAAACAAGTTGAACAAAACAGGTTTGATAGCTTTGCATGGTTTAACCTAATACGCAATTATCGTACACAAGACCTGTTTCAGGATGGCATCGATGCAGGAGAGAAGGCACTTGCGATAATTAACCCTGATCCCTCTTCAAAACCCACAGAAACAAACGTTAATTTGCACCATTATGCGATGATTACTTATGAAACGGCAAATTGCTATCTCCACAAAAATAATTTCTCAAATGCGGAAAAATTGTGCCATACCGCCCTATCCAGATTAAAAGAATTGGGAATAATACCAGAAAATATTGACATTATATTTACCCTTGCCTGCATCTATTTAAAAGATGGTTGTTACCGCAAAGCAATTGCCTACTTTAATCAGTTCCTATCTTTACGAGAATGGTATCTTGAAAATATAAATAAGAATCCTCTTATGATTGATACTCTGGGATACGACTACGCAGCTTATCAAGGAATGGGTTATTGCTTTGGAAATTTAGGACAATGGGAAACAGCCATAATACATTTACAAAAATCTATATCATATAACCCTAAATATCTTGAAGCTTATAAAAACCTGGCATCGTGCTATTCCAGACTCAACAACCATGTTGAAGCTATTAATACTTTATTGAAAACCGTTTCAAAATGTATTGCAGATGACGATGTGATATTAAAATTAGGAGAGTTATATATACAACAACATGCTTATGAGGAAGCCACACCATATCTCGAAAAATATTTAAAGAAACATCCAGAAGATAGAAGTACCTTACTGAAACTTGCACAATCATACGAGCAGTTAGGTTATTTAGAGGCAGCTCTCGTTGGTTATAGATCGGCACTGGGAAAAGAATACAGTCTTCAAAGGCATGGAGTTATTAATTAGGTTTTCTGTTTTCATTTTCAATAGTTACAATCAATATAATATCTCTATCGAGGCATGAAACAATGTCAATTACAGGTCATTCGAGGGTATCAAATAATGGCAGGCCTACCCTCTCTGCATGTATGATTGTTAAAAACGAAGAATATTTTTTACCTCAGTGTTTAAAGAGCATTAAAGATGCCGTGGATGAAATAATTATTGTCGACACAGGCTCAACAGATAAGACCGTTGATATTGCTCAATCCTTTGGAGCAAGAGTACACCATCATCCCTGGAAGAACAACTTTAGTGAGGCACGAAATCACTCCCTAGACTACGCAACCGGTGATTGGATTCTTCAAATCGATGCAGACGAGGCACTTGAACAGGCCGACATCCCCCTTTTACACAAATTAATAACTGCTGATTCGTACAATGTCATATTTGTAGCCATATATAGTGAACTCCCTGGTGGTCAGGCAAAACACTACTTCCAAAGAATATTCCGCAGAGGGAAAGCCCACTTTGAGGGAATTGTACACAATCAGCTTATCTTCGAAGGAAAGGCGCTTCAATCAAAGATAAGGCTATATCACTATGGATATAATTTATCTGAATTTGAAATGCAAAAGAAATATAAAAGGACAGGCGATCTATTACGACAACAACTCGCAGAGAATCCAAACAATATTTTTGTTATGGCAAATCTGATTCGAAACTACAGAAATGAATATAACTTCGAGAAGGTTATTGAATTAGGAGAAAAAGGACTAAATATATCCATATCACAAACAGACCTCGTTTCTAAAATTCAAAGGCAAAGAATATCCATCGACCTTACACATGCCCTGTTAAATACAAATCAAGTAGACAGGGCTGAAGAAGTATGTAAAAAAGCGCTGGAAGAAAACCCGGATTCCTTCGATGTCCTCCTGGTACTTGGAGAAATATTGTTGAAAAAAAGAGCTTTTAGCAACGCCCTTAATTATTTTAAAAAGTATCTTGTTTTGAAGGAAAAAGAAAATAAGGATCCCTCTTTCAAAGTGCTCTCTGCTGATTTTTACTATTATGAACACGGCGCATATAATAATATTGGTGAATGTTACAAACATCTGGGACTTATCTGTGAGGCTGAAATAGCTTATAAAAAGGCGATAGAACTCAACAATAAGGAACCACTATATTACTCAAACCTTGCCCAACTCTATATCTCTCAAAATCGTTTTGAAGAGGCTGAAAATATAGCTGATACCGCTGTAAAACGGGGTATCGCTAATCATTTGACATATCTATTACTTGGAAAGGCATATAGTTCACGAAGAAGATACAACGATGCTATCAATGCTTTTAGACAGTCCATTCATATTGACAGTAAAAACGTAAGTGCACATATATATTTCATTAACTTATTAATACAAACAAATCAGTTTACACAGGCGGAAAAAACGCTAAAAGAAATAATTCCATCTTACCCTGATAACCTGAGACTTAAATGTCTTTCGGAAAAAATTAAGTATAAACAAGGTAACCGGGAGAGTGCCACTCAATTTATTCAGAATATACTAAAGTCCAATATCATAGATAGCGATATTTATCTCGATCTTGGGGACCTTTGTATGGATATGGAGCTATATACCACAGCCATCGAACTATGGGAAAGATATTTTAACATCTTCCCGGCCGATGCAACCGTCGTTGCCAACATTGCCACCTGTTATGCCCGATTAGGTAAATTAGAATCGGCAAAATTCGGATTCCAGGCAGCACTAAAAATAGACCCAGGATGTAATTATGCCATACAAAATCTTGCGGCTTTAAGCAAGTTAGAAAATAAGGGTTATGTCAATATAGGAAATGATGCATAACTTGATTGCATAGGGATTTTCATTTTATTTATGCGTTTTTTCTGGCTATCTGGTAGCTGTATGGATCTAAATAATTTGTGGAAAACCTCCCCTTTATCCCCTCCTTGCGAAGGAGGGGAATGGGGTGGTTATAAATTTGAGGTAAACAACCAATGACCATTACAGACCTTCATACTACACAAAATAGCGGCATATCCCCTGTCAAAACATCCAGGGACAGACCTATCCTCTCGGCATGTATGATCGTTAAAAACGAACAGAAATTTTTACCACAATGCTTACAGAGCATTAAAGATGCCGTGGATGAAATTATTATTGTTGACACAGGCTCAACAGATAAGACCGTTGAAATTGCCCACTCCTTTGGAGCAAGAGTATACCATCATCCCTGGAAGAATAGCTTTAGTGAGGCACGAAACTACTCCCTGAACCACGCGACAGGTGATTGGATCCTGCAAATCGATGCTGACGAGGCGCTGGAACAGGCCGACATTCCCCTTTTATACAAATTAATAACTGCTGATTCGTACAATGCCATATTTGTCGCCATATATAGCGATCTTCCCGGTGGTCGGTCAAAACACTATTATACAAGAGTATTTCGTAGGGGAAAAGCCCACTTTGAGGGAATTGTACACAATCAGCTCATCTTCGAGGGTAAGGCATTCCAATCGGAAATAAGATTCTATCATTATGGGTACAATTTATCTGAATCTGAAATGCAAAAAAAATATAAAAGGACAGGCGATCTATTACGACAACAGCTTGTCGAGAATCCCAACAATATTTTTGTCATGGCAAATCTCATCAGAAACTACAGAAATGAATATAACTTTAAGAAAGTTATTGAACTAGGAGAAAAGGGACTAAATATATCCATATCACAAGAAGACTTTAATTCTCAAAGCCAAAGGCAAAGAATATACATTGACCTTGCATATGCCTTATTAAATATAAATCAAGTGGACAGGGCTGAAGGGATCTGCAAAGAAGCTGTTAAAGAAAATCCTGATTCACTCGACATTTTATTTCTTTTGGGAGAAATACTGTTAAAAAAGGAGGCCTTCAATGATGCCTTACGTTATTTTAAAAAATATCTTATTATAAAGGATAAAGAAAACAAAAAACCCACCTTTAATCTATCTATTGTTGATGCCTATTATTATGAAGATAAGGCATATGACAATATCGGGGTATGTTATGAGAGTCTGGGACTTATTAACGATGCTGAAGTGGCTTACAAAAAGGCAATAGAACTCAACAGCAGGGAACCGCTCTATTACTCAAATCTTGCCAGTTTATATGTTT
This window of the Candidatus Brocadia sp. genome carries:
- a CDS encoding tetratricopeptide repeat protein, whose amino-acid sequence is MSITGHSRVSNNGRPTLSACMIVKNEEYFLPQCLKSIKDAVDEIIIVDTGSTDKTVDIAQSFGARVHHHPWKNNFSEARNHSLDYATGDWILQIDADEALEQADIPLLHKLITADSYNVIFVAIYSELPGGQAKHYFQRIFRRGKAHFEGIVHNQLIFEGKALQSKIRLYHYGYNLSEFEMQKKYKRTGDLLRQQLAENPNNIFVMANLIRNYRNEYNFEKVIELGEKGLNISISQTDLVSKIQRQRISIDLTHALLNTNQVDRAEEVCKKALEENPDSFDVLLVLGEILLKKRAFSNALNYFKKYLVLKEKENKDPSFKVLSADFYYYEHGAYNNIGECYKHLGLICEAEIAYKKAIELNNKEPLYYSNLAQLYISQNRFEEAENIADTAVKRGIANHLTYLLLGKAYSSRRRYNDAINAFRQSIHIDSKNVSAHIYFINLLIQTNQFTQAEKTLKEIIPSYPDNLRLKCLSEKIKYKQGNRESATQFIQNILKSNIIDSDIYLDLGDLCMDMELYTTAIELWERYFNIFPADATVVANIATCYARLGKLESAKFGFQAALKIDPGCNYAIQNLAALSKLENKGYVNIGNDA
- a CDS encoding glycosyltransferase, which produces MTSYEAVTIYIPCYNAEKYISRCLEGVLSQTYPVKEVLVIDDGSTDGSHELISRYPVKIIRHETNKGLAAARNTAIKNATTGYLACVDSDVVPEPDWLEKLMLNFSDKVAGVGGKLLELYSVFLPDQWRANHAVQHWGDAKRENPDFIHGANNVYRKEALVRAGLYNEKYRTNGEDCDMSFTLLNMGYTLVYEPLAIARHLRQDTLQSVLNTYWHYHTPFHIDTDRYGSYMNLKKLLHKIHLNFKIGEREINKDFSRKRYHLLYPSFLFPLRNTLQDIRLCTKLHSPDEDKHQIERTFVAVYLGIFALLKATHAPQNLVNTIIEDVADLRLSKPEIDVYLSDTNVRNMAVNQTSGSRNVFFPAEDFDKDFARQTLGIIQKWLNEMNETVYQMITVSGERVRDELRQKANIIKKTKVMLLNPPWREGNRAGVRAGSRWPFTMEIGNEPSPVYLPFPFFLAYATAMLKKDRFEAVLVDAVAEGLTDEEFLERVRGFSPDIILIETATASIKVDLQYTQRIIHELKQGIKVIFAGTHVSALGEDFLRENGEIDAIILGEYENIFLEIVKRLDGNKSLRGIENVIYRTSDGKINVNARSNKLIELDTLPWPERDTLPMYAYYDQFANSMPSPNVQIHASRGCPYGCIYCVWPQVLYGSQKYRTRNPIDVVDEIEWLIKKYGFKAFYFDDDTFNIGKERILKLCSELKKRGLHKIPWTAMCRADTSDRETFLAMKEAGMVGLKFGVESGVQRLVDASGKNLDLSKVKDAVRICKEIGLKTHLTFTLGLPGETLETIKGSIEFAKMLDPDTVQWSLTTPFPGTKYFDLANKNGWLSTKDWAKYDGAMYTVLRSDNLSIEELQLALQATNTQWREYVISRQCKV
- a CDS encoding glycosyltransferase; translated protein: MKNSQKQRISACMIVKNEEELLPNCLHSIKNAVDEIIIVDTGSTDNTITIAKNFGAKVYHHPWNDSFSEARNRCLNYASGDWILQIDADEELEQEDIPNLQHAINNPEYNAIIVAIHSIIKDNVHKFYNTRVFRLGKGFYKDIIHEQIITEGKRLPTEIRLYHHGYNLDEKKMQMKWQRTTRLLKKQVEQNRFDSFAWFNLIRNYRTQDLFQDGIDAGEKALAIINPDPSSKPTETNVNLHHYAMITYETANCYLHKNNFSNAEKLCHTALSRLKELGIIPENIDIIFTLACIYLKDGCYRKAIAYFNQFLSLREWYLENINKNPLMIDTLGYDYAAYQGMGYCFGNLGQWETAIIHLQKSISYNPKYLEAYKNLASCYSRLNNHVEAINTLLKTVSKCIADDDVILKLGELYIQQHAYEEATPYLEKYLKKHPEDRSTLLKLAQSYEQLGYLEAALVGYRSALGKEYSLQRHGVIN
- a CDS encoding tetratricopeptide repeat protein, yielding MTITDLHTTQNSGISPVKTSRDRPILSACMIVKNEQKFLPQCLQSIKDAVDEIIIVDTGSTDKTVEIAHSFGARVYHHPWKNSFSEARNYSLNHATGDWILQIDADEALEQADIPLLYKLITADSYNAIFVAIYSDLPGGRSKHYYTRVFRRGKAHFEGIVHNQLIFEGKAFQSEIRFYHYGYNLSESEMQKKYKRTGDLLRQQLVENPNNIFVMANLIRNYRNEYNFKKVIELGEKGLNISISQEDFNSQSQRQRIYIDLAYALLNINQVDRAEGICKEAVKENPDSLDILFLLGEILLKKEAFNDALRYFKKYLIIKDKENKKPTFNLSIVDAYYYEDKAYDNIGVCYESLGLINDAEVAYKKAIELNSREPLYYSNLASLYVSQNRLEEAENMANAAVKLDTNNYLIYLLLGKIQAMRKKPHEAINTVKQLLQKNDKNIHAHIFLINLLIETNRLKEAEKAVEMINPTYPDHLGLKCITERIKYKKGNKKSAIQFIQNILNSSPSNNSVYHDLGNLCIEIEEYEKAIELLEIHLKTSSTDATVITNIATCYAKLGKLESAIIGLQAALKIDPGCNYALQNLVVLKKKFL
- a CDS encoding NAD-dependent epimerase/dehydratase family protein, whose amino-acid sequence is MSVVIITGSAGLIGSEAAKFFCERNFDVVGIDNNFRKMFFGKDACTDWNKSQLEKKYPNYSHSDVDIRDNDGIARILKKYGKNISLIIHAAAQPSHDWAASDPFMDFTINANGTLILLENFRQYCPEAVFIFTSTNKVYGDLPNILPLVELETRYELDSQHQWYNGIDETMSIDQSMHSLFGVSKIAADVLVQEYGRYFNLKTVAFRCGCLTGPAHSGTRLHGFLSYLMRCCISGKKYFIYGYKGKQVRDNIHSYDLINAFYHFYNNPRAGEIYNIGGSRFNNCSVLEAVDMCQEISAQKLDYSYIDKNRAGDHIWWISSVAKFKDHYQNWEFKYDIKTILHEIYEVQKEIVV
- a CDS encoding NAD-dependent epimerase/dehydratase family protein, with the translated sequence MNKQLRYRTILITGGAGFVGSNLAISFKRKYPNIRVIAFDNLKRRGSELNPGRLKQYGIEFVHGDIRNPEDLEFNTKIDLLFECSAEPSVMAGYGESPAYLINTNLVGTVNCLEFARKVKSDVIFLSTSRIYPYDVINRIKIAEKETRFEWSEEQETSFPGWSKNGIDVDFTLRGSKSMYGATKLCSEIILQEYIKMYGMKGVIIRCGVIAGPWQFGRVDQGVFTLWMLAHYFRKPLRYIGFGGRGKQVRDLLHVDDLFELLELLITSIDSINGEIYNLGGGRAVNLSLLETTELCEDITGNTIEILSEPKTRPADLSIYITDNQKISDAINWKPRRDARKILEDTYLWIKNNENVLRSLLI